A genomic window from Streptomyces mirabilis includes:
- a CDS encoding PIG-L family deacetylase yields the protein MPVPSLLAVFAHPDDESLSAGGVLARHAAAGARTAVVTATWAADTRRAAELAEALRILGAGEPRMLGYADARVPHSAPGCVRLCEAPLDETVRRLVTHIREFRPDIMVTHDAYGGLPGHPDHVHTHRVTVLAAQAAGLGQLYPDAGAPWQPRALYLATHPHSAVSALRAAIGARKTVYSVPDEQVTATVDVGPWMERKIAAVLAHRSEVDRGALPGVIAALSPEARVRLFATEWYIRHAPLTAAPAQTELTA from the coding sequence ATGCCCGTGCCGAGCCTGCTCGCGGTCTTCGCGCACCCGGACGACGAGTCACTGTCGGCCGGCGGGGTGCTCGCCCGTCACGCAGCCGCGGGCGCGCGCACCGCGGTTGTCACGGCGACCTGGGCCGCGGACACCAGGCGGGCCGCGGAGTTGGCCGAAGCCCTGCGGATCCTCGGCGCCGGCGAACCGCGCATGCTCGGCTACGCCGATGCGCGTGTACCGCACTCGGCTCCGGGCTGTGTGCGGCTCTGCGAGGCGCCGCTCGACGAGACGGTGCGGCGGTTGGTGACGCACATCCGCGAATTCCGCCCGGACATCATGGTCACCCATGACGCCTACGGCGGGCTGCCCGGTCACCCGGATCACGTCCACACCCATCGGGTGACCGTGCTCGCTGCCCAAGCGGCAGGGCTTGGGCAGCTCTACCCGGATGCCGGTGCCCCCTGGCAGCCGCGTGCCCTCTACCTCGCCACGCACCCGCACTCGGCCGTGTCGGCGCTGCGAGCCGCGATCGGTGCGCGCAAGACGGTGTACAGCGTTCCGGACGAACAGGTCACCGCGACGGTCGATGTCGGGCCATGGATGGAGCGGAAGATCGCCGCCGTACTGGCGCATCGCTCCGAGGTCGATCGGGGAGCTCTGCCGGGGGTGATCGCCGCTCTTTCACCTGAGGCACGGGTGCGATTGTTCGCCACCGAGTGGTACATCCGCCACGCCCCCCTTACGGCGGCCCCGGCCCAGACGGAGCTGACCGCCTGA
- a CDS encoding multicopper oxidase family protein, giving the protein MDGLDRYLPAPLRGITEHAVALKDFQLVGDQIKTAHLKIGAPTTRTVNGQLDPRIRIRPGETQLWRLANIGANISYKVTLPGTKFHIVAQDGCPVNRVYSVDAMVIPAGARYDVLVQGPRAGVSELRTLPYNSGKAGNQFPEATLATVQSGGEPMRPAVLPRAFAPVDDLAKEPVAARKTVTFTEHKAGTLYYINHKQFDHNRIDFRAKLHTVQEWTIKNDSDEVHSFHIHTNDFQVMSINGKPQVNYGLRDTVDVPPRGNMVVRIRFLDYPGKTVLHCHILNHEDEGVMAVLQIDK; this is encoded by the coding sequence ATGGACGGCCTCGACAGGTATCTGCCCGCGCCGCTCCGCGGGATCACCGAGCACGCCGTCGCGCTCAAGGACTTCCAACTCGTGGGCGACCAGATCAAGACCGCGCATCTCAAGATCGGTGCACCCACGACACGCACCGTCAACGGGCAGCTCGACCCACGGATCCGGATCAGGCCCGGCGAAACCCAGCTGTGGCGCCTCGCGAACATCGGAGCCAACATCTCCTACAAAGTGACGCTGCCGGGCACCAAGTTCCACATCGTCGCCCAGGACGGCTGCCCGGTGAACAGGGTCTACTCCGTCGACGCCATGGTCATCCCGGCCGGTGCCCGCTACGACGTGCTCGTACAGGGTCCGAGGGCCGGCGTGTCGGAACTGCGGACCCTGCCGTACAACTCCGGCAAGGCCGGCAACCAGTTCCCCGAGGCGACACTGGCCACGGTCCAGTCCGGGGGTGAACCGATGCGACCCGCGGTCTTGCCCAGAGCCTTCGCCCCGGTGGACGACCTGGCGAAGGAGCCCGTCGCGGCACGCAAGACGGTCACCTTCACGGAGCACAAGGCGGGCACGCTTTACTACATCAACCACAAGCAGTTCGACCACAACCGCATCGACTTCCGGGCCAAGCTCCACACCGTCCAGGAGTGGACGATCAAGAACGACAGCGACGAGGTCCACTCGTTCCACATCCACACCAACGACTTCCAGGTGATGAGCATCAACGGCAAGCCGCAGGTCAACTACGGCTTGCGGGACACCGTCGACGTCCCTCCACGCGGAAACATGGTCGTCCGGATCCGGTTCCTCGACTATCCGGGCAAGACGGTCCTGCACTGTCACATCCTCAACCACGAGGACGAGGGGGTGATGGCGGTACTCCAGATCGACAAGTAG
- a CDS encoding thioesterase family protein, translating to MNTGTPVPDSYYERIDEHRYKPTAHAGGAWDPEEQHFSPLGGLVVHAIDRHLAGRPDSGLATARISYDILGRPALDECEIRVETIRPGRTIELIEAVVLIADRPVVRARAWLLATVDTSAVAGGPGDRLTPPHALTPWPMASLWPGGYIASLDVRPLAPPRAGRTTAWISTPHALVADEPSSTLASYLALVDTANGIAVRQPPTAWMYPNVDLTVHLHRQPDGHWTGLDTTVTFGPTGQGLTSTVLHDLNGPVGHAQQILTVRPIPDR from the coding sequence TTGAACACCGGCACCCCGGTCCCCGACAGCTACTACGAGCGCATCGACGAGCACCGCTACAAGCCGACCGCCCACGCGGGCGGAGCCTGGGACCCCGAGGAACAGCACTTCAGCCCGCTCGGCGGCCTCGTCGTCCACGCCATCGACCGTCATCTGGCCGGGCGGCCGGACTCCGGCCTGGCGACGGCCCGGATCAGCTACGACATCCTGGGCCGACCCGCCCTCGACGAGTGCGAGATCCGGGTGGAGACCATCCGCCCGGGCCGCACCATCGAGTTGATCGAAGCCGTCGTGCTCATCGCCGACCGGCCCGTGGTCCGTGCCCGCGCCTGGCTCCTCGCCACCGTCGACACCTCCGCCGTCGCCGGGGGCCCCGGCGACCGGCTCACCCCTCCTCACGCGCTCACCCCGTGGCCGATGGCCTCACTGTGGCCCGGCGGATACATCGCCTCCCTGGACGTCCGCCCGCTCGCACCGCCCCGGGCGGGCCGTACGACCGCCTGGATCTCCACCCCCCACGCCCTCGTCGCCGACGAGCCGAGCAGCACGCTCGCGTCCTACCTCGCCCTCGTCGACACCGCCAACGGCATCGCCGTACGACAGCCGCCCACCGCCTGGATGTACCCCAACGTCGACCTGACGGTCCACCTCCACCGCCAACCCGATGGCCACTGGACCGGCCTGGACACCACGGTCACCTTCGGCCCCACCGGCCAAGGCCTCACCAGCACCGTCCTGCACGACCTCAACGGCCCGGTCGGACACGCACAACAGATCCTCACCGTCCGCCCCATACCGGACAGGTGA
- a CDS encoding NADPH:quinone reductase, translating into MLASWYDEQGPAAAVLGVGELPDPEPGPGEVRVRVTVSGVNPGDTKKRRGWLGSSMPYPRVIPHSDAAGVVDAVGDGVDARRVGQRVWVYGAQSYRPFGTAAQYTVVPEDLAVPLPDHLGDELGASLGIPGITAHRTVFGDGPVDGRTVLVHGVLGGVGSLAAQLARWGGATVLATVRRGDDLDRVDPAVVSHAVALDSADPAAAIRRYTPRGVDRIIEVALSDNADLDTAVAATDAVIAAYATRADRTEIPFWPLLFNNVTLRLLGSDDFPAAARRQAARDLTAAAAVGALTVDVGDRYPLEDIAQAHDRVDAGGRGRVLVTIPH; encoded by the coding sequence ATGCTTGCGTCCTGGTACGACGAACAAGGCCCGGCCGCGGCCGTGCTGGGCGTCGGCGAACTCCCCGACCCCGAGCCCGGCCCCGGTGAGGTTCGGGTTCGTGTCACCGTGTCGGGGGTGAATCCCGGGGACACGAAGAAGCGGCGCGGCTGGCTCGGCTCTTCGATGCCGTATCCGCGGGTGATTCCGCACAGCGATGCCGCCGGAGTGGTCGACGCCGTGGGGGACGGTGTCGACGCGCGCCGGGTCGGACAGCGGGTCTGGGTCTACGGCGCCCAGTCGTACCGGCCCTTCGGCACCGCCGCCCAGTACACCGTCGTGCCCGAGGACCTGGCCGTTCCCCTGCCCGACCACCTCGGCGACGAACTCGGCGCGAGCCTGGGCATTCCCGGGATCACCGCGCACCGGACCGTGTTCGGCGACGGGCCGGTGGACGGGAGGACCGTGCTGGTGCACGGAGTGCTCGGCGGGGTCGGCTCCCTGGCCGCTCAGCTCGCCCGTTGGGGCGGAGCCACCGTGCTCGCCACCGTCCGCCGCGGCGACGACCTGGACCGCGTCGACCCGGCCGTCGTGTCCCACGCCGTCGCCCTCGACTCCGCCGACCCGGCGGCGGCAATCCGTAGGTACACGCCCCGGGGCGTGGACCGCATCATCGAAGTGGCACTCTCCGACAACGCCGACCTGGACACCGCCGTCGCCGCGACGGACGCGGTCATCGCCGCCTACGCCACCCGCGCCGACCGCACCGAAATCCCCTTCTGGCCACTGCTGTTCAACAACGTCACCCTGCGGCTGCTCGGCAGCGACGACTTCCCCGCCGCGGCCAGACGTCAGGCCGCCCGCGACCTCACCGCCGCGGCCGCCGTGGGCGCCCTCACCGTCGACGTCGGCGACCGGTACCCGCTGGAGGACATCGCCCAGGCCCATGACCGCGTCGACGCCGGCGGCCGGGGCAGGGTGCTGGTGACCATCCCCCACTGA